A window of the Desulfobacula toluolica Tol2 genome harbors these coding sequences:
- the rho gene encoding transcription termination factor Rho yields the protein MEPVQGYLEIMDKGFGFLRQIEENFQPKPENTYVPNSLIRKLNLKEGSFIEGFGEQKGPANLNLALIRIETINKLPFDEFINTPLLQDQVSINPFERYYLTQDEDDITGKAIDLITPIGMGQRGLIISPPKSGKTTILRHMANSIVMNHPDAKVFVLLIDERPEEVTDFQRGLKDAHVLYSSADQQIGQHMRMTRIAMHTAIRCAEIGQNSVVFIDSLTRMTRAFNADIDSHGKTMSGGLGANAMEFPRKIFGAARKLENGGSLTIIATILVDTGSRMDDIIFQEFKGTGNMDLHLSRECAEHRIWPAININKSGTRKEDLLLDKEEHKKIIEIRRAITTKDEKDAMMEFISYLQ from the coding sequence ATGGAACCGGTTCAAGGATATCTTGAAATCATGGATAAAGGGTTTGGTTTTTTAAGGCAGATTGAAGAAAACTTCCAGCCCAAACCTGAAAACACATATGTCCCAAACAGTTTAATCAGAAAATTAAACTTAAAAGAAGGCAGTTTTATTGAAGGATTTGGTGAACAAAAAGGACCGGCCAATCTGAATCTTGCTTTAATACGTATTGAAACGATTAATAAGCTGCCCTTTGATGAATTTATCAACACCCCTCTATTGCAGGATCAGGTCAGCATAAACCCTTTTGAACGCTATTATTTAACTCAGGATGAAGATGATATTACAGGCAAAGCCATTGATCTGATTACACCCATTGGAATGGGGCAAAGGGGATTGATTATTTCACCGCCCAAATCCGGCAAAACAACCATATTAAGACATATGGCAAACTCTATAGTAATGAATCATCCGGATGCCAAAGTGTTTGTTCTCCTGATTGATGAAAGACCCGAAGAAGTAACTGATTTTCAAAGGGGCCTGAAAGATGCCCATGTACTGTATTCATCAGCAGACCAGCAAATAGGTCAGCATATGAGAATGACACGCATCGCCATGCATACGGCCATCAGATGCGCTGAAATAGGTCAGAATTCAGTTGTCTTTATTGATTCATTAACCAGGATGACAAGGGCTTTTAACGCTGATATTGACAGCCATGGCAAAACCATGAGCGGAGGGCTAGGTGCCAATGCCATGGAATTTCCCAGAAAAATTTTTGGTGCGGCAAGAAAGCTTGAAAATGGGGGTTCACTGACCATTATTGCCACCATCCTCGTGGACACCGGCAGCCGCATGGATGACATTATCTTTCAGGAATTCAAGGGAACCGGAAACATGGACCTGCACCTTTCCCGGGAATGCGCTGAACACCGAATCTGGCCAGCCATTAATATCAACAAATCAGGAACAAGAAAAGAAGACCTTTTACTGGACAAGGAAGAACATAAAAAAATAATTGAAATTAGAAGAGCCATCACCACAAAAGATGAAAAAGATGCCATGATGGAATTTATATCATATCTTCAATAA
- a CDS encoding FAD-dependent oxidoreductase — MDKKYGVYICTGCGIGDTLDMEALVDVPEEEGVNCTTHPFLCSKEGVAVIQKDVDDGKVNAMVIGACSRRVNFDVFNFDGCIVERTNLREGVVWPHSRETYPMLTEDQKDDEEHFDPVQMKAEDYIKMGMIRVEKVNLPEAYQTESFSKKILVLGGGVTGMSAALDAAKTGYDVTIVEKADKLGGYAANMRSQMPVSEPFEELRAPVVNELIAEVESFSNIDVKTSTQVARIAGQPGEFTVTFKKPGEKIPFDVPFPLPEEMLVDENGKELDAEAQHAKYLEFNEGREDILQLDPNGELYGAVVLAAGWRPAVLKGEAYAHLGLDLPDVVTNDEFEKIAAKGKIIKPSDGKEAKNVVFIQSPGKEEDDADFEYTGSVTSQVALKQARYVRDDYADGKAYIIYQHMRTPGLQEYFYKSMQQEDGVFMTKGAVTEVIQQGNNLAVTASNTLLGENLAIKADMVVVAGGMVPATKDDPIINLAYRQGPGFRDNDIFGQYADSNYICFPYETQRTGIYAAGAVRRSMTIEESIEDATGAALKAIQCIESANRGMAVHPRSGDITYPDFFFQRCTQCKRCTVECPFGALDDDAKGTPKANPTRCRRCGTCMGACPERIISFADYTIDSIGSQVKAVGVPSEDDYDEPPFRFLALICENDAFPALDMVGMNKIDYSPNVRFITVRCLGSVNTIWIKDALAQGMDGVILIGCKHGDDYQCHFVKGSELAEVRVKKIGDALSSLALEEERVAFAEVAIDEYDKLPEIINAFVEEVEALGPNPFKGF, encoded by the coding sequence ATGGATAAAAAATACGGAGTATATATCTGCACTGGCTGTGGAATCGGTGATACCCTCGACATGGAAGCTCTGGTAGATGTTCCTGAAGAAGAAGGTGTTAATTGTACCACTCATCCGTTTCTTTGCAGTAAAGAAGGTGTGGCAGTAATTCAAAAAGATGTTGATGACGGAAAAGTGAACGCCATGGTAATTGGTGCCTGTTCCAGACGTGTCAACTTTGATGTTTTCAATTTTGACGGTTGCATTGTTGAAAGAACAAACTTGAGAGAAGGTGTTGTATGGCCCCACTCAAGAGAAACTTATCCCATGCTGACCGAAGATCAGAAAGACGATGAAGAACACTTTGACCCCGTTCAGATGAAAGCTGAAGATTATATCAAAATGGGTATGATCAGAGTTGAAAAAGTCAATCTGCCGGAAGCTTACCAGACAGAAAGTTTCTCAAAAAAGATCCTTGTTCTGGGTGGCGGTGTAACCGGTATGTCGGCAGCCCTGGATGCGGCTAAAACCGGTTATGACGTTACAATTGTTGAAAAAGCGGACAAACTGGGCGGATATGCTGCCAATATGAGAAGCCAGATGCCGGTTTCAGAGCCTTTTGAAGAGTTAAGGGCCCCGGTTGTCAATGAATTGATCGCAGAAGTTGAAAGCTTTTCCAATATTGACGTCAAAACTTCAACTCAAGTTGCCCGTATAGCAGGACAGCCGGGTGAATTCACGGTTACTTTCAAAAAACCTGGTGAAAAAATTCCCTTTGACGTTCCCTTCCCGCTTCCAGAAGAAATGCTCGTGGATGAAAACGGCAAAGAGCTGGATGCAGAAGCCCAGCATGCAAAATACCTTGAATTTAATGAAGGCAGAGAAGATATTCTTCAGTTGGATCCTAACGGAGAGCTTTACGGTGCTGTTGTTCTGGCTGCAGGCTGGCGGCCTGCTGTCCTGAAAGGCGAAGCATATGCACATCTTGGTCTTGATCTTCCCGATGTTGTGACCAATGATGAGTTTGAAAAAATTGCTGCCAAAGGAAAAATCATTAAACCTTCCGATGGAAAAGAAGCAAAAAATGTTGTCTTTATCCAGTCTCCTGGCAAAGAGGAAGATGATGCCGACTTTGAATATACCGGCTCTGTTACCAGCCAGGTTGCCTTAAAACAGGCCAGATACGTCAGAGATGATTATGCTGACGGAAAGGCCTATATTATTTATCAGCACATGAGAACACCTGGACTTCAGGAATATTTTTACAAAAGCATGCAGCAGGAAGACGGCGTTTTCATGACCAAAGGAGCTGTCACTGAAGTTATCCAACAGGGGAACAATCTTGCAGTCACAGCCAGCAACACACTGTTGGGTGAAAATCTTGCCATTAAAGCGGACATGGTTGTTGTTGCAGGTGGTATGGTTCCAGCGACAAAAGATGATCCGATTATCAACCTTGCTTACAGACAAGGCCCAGGGTTCAGAGATAATGATATTTTTGGACAGTATGCAGACTCCAACTATATCTGCTTCCCCTATGAAACCCAGAGGACCGGTATCTATGCAGCAGGTGCTGTCAGACGATCCATGACCATTGAAGAATCCATTGAAGATGCAACAGGAGCCGCGCTTAAAGCCATCCAGTGTATTGAAAGTGCCAACAGGGGCATGGCTGTTCATCCTAGATCAGGTGACATTACCTATCCTGACTTTTTCTTCCAAAGATGCACCCAATGTAAACGCTGCACGGTTGAGTGTCCATTTGGTGCCCTGGATGATGATGCAAAAGGAACACCAAAAGCAAATCCCACGCGCTGCAGAAGATGTGGAACCTGCATGGGTGCATGTCCTGAAAGAATAATCTCTTTTGCCGACTACACAATTGATTCCATCGGCTCCCAGGTTAAAGCGGTGGGCGTTCCTTCGGAAGATGATTATGATGAACCACCTTTCAGATTCCTTGCTTTAATCTGCGAAAACGATGCCTTTCCAGCCCTTGACATGGTGGGAATGAACAAAATTGATTACTCTCCCAATGTTCGGTTCATTACGGTCAGATGCCTTGGTTCCGTGAACACCATCTGGATTAAAGATGCTCTTGCCCAGGGTATGGACGGTGTTATTCTCATCGGTTGTAAACATGGTGATGATTATCAGTGCCACTTTGTTAAAGGTTCTGAGCTTGCAGAAGTTCGTGTAAAGAAAATCGGTGATGCACTTTCAAGCCTTGCTCTTGAAGAAGAACGGGTTGCTTTTGCAGAAGTTGCCATTGACGAATATGACAAACTTCCTGAAATTATCAATGCCTTTGTTGAAGAAGTTGAAGCTCTTGGTCCAAACCCGTTCAAAGGATTTTAA
- a CDS encoding CoB--CoM heterodisulfide reductase iron-sulfur subunit A family protein, whose product MTTDNSAPVSGSIMVVGGGISGLTTALEAAEVGYEVFLVEKEASLGGRVSQLKHYFPKLCPPTCGLEINYRRLKDNKNIKVFTLSEVQNVTGAAGDYTVTVKTSPRFVNENCTACGECAKVCDTEISNDFNFGMDRKKAAYLPHNMAFPMQYVMDPAMSTDDRDKVKEACKYNAVDFDMEEKTLDLKVGAIVWNTGWTPYDATKIDNLGFGRYQNIVTNMMLERMASSNGPTQGKIVRPSDDKAPETIAFAQCAGSRDENHLPYCSYICCMASLKHATYLRAQYPDAKIYIYYIDLRTPGRKYENFYANLKKDENIFFVKGKVAEVSEEAGSGNINLVAEDTISGEKLRQTVDMLVLATGMQPTCAIDKPNADLSYNPDGFIVNDFKKGGMFAAGCANKPADVVTSNQNATGMALKAIQTLVRR is encoded by the coding sequence ATGACAACAGATAATTCAGCCCCGGTTAGTGGAAGCATTATGGTGGTTGGTGGCGGAATCAGCGGCCTTACAACTGCCCTTGAAGCTGCCGAAGTGGGGTATGAGGTCTTCCTTGTGGAAAAGGAAGCATCTCTTGGCGGAAGAGTATCCCAGTTAAAACACTATTTCCCCAAACTTTGCCCGCCTACTTGCGGACTTGAGATCAACTACAGAAGACTCAAGGACAACAAAAACATTAAAGTATTCACCCTGTCAGAGGTACAGAATGTAACAGGCGCTGCAGGTGACTACACAGTCACAGTAAAAACATCACCTCGTTTTGTAAATGAAAACTGTACTGCCTGCGGCGAATGCGCAAAAGTGTGTGATACTGAAATCTCAAATGATTTCAATTTTGGCATGGACCGCAAAAAAGCAGCCTACCTGCCTCACAACATGGCATTCCCAATGCAGTATGTTATGGACCCCGCCATGAGTACGGATGACCGTGACAAAGTCAAAGAAGCCTGTAAATACAACGCTGTCGATTTTGATATGGAAGAAAAAACTTTGGATCTTAAAGTAGGTGCCATTGTCTGGAACACAGGATGGACACCTTATGATGCCACAAAAATCGACAATCTTGGATTTGGCAGATACCAGAACATCGTCACCAATATGATGCTGGAAAGGATGGCATCTTCGAATGGTCCGACACAAGGCAAAATCGTCCGCCCATCTGATGACAAAGCTCCTGAAACTATTGCATTTGCACAATGCGCAGGCTCAAGGGATGAAAATCATCTGCCTTATTGTTCTTATATCTGTTGCATGGCTTCATTGAAACACGCTACATATCTGAGAGCACAATATCCGGATGCTAAAATCTACATCTATTATATTGACTTGAGAACACCGGGCAGAAAATATGAAAATTTCTATGCAAACCTCAAAAAAGATGAAAATATTTTCTTTGTAAAAGGAAAAGTTGCAGAAGTTTCCGAAGAGGCAGGTTCTGGCAATATAAATCTTGTTGCCGAAGATACTATCTCCGGTGAAAAACTCAGACAAACCGTGGATATGCTCGTCCTTGCAACCGGTATGCAGCCGACATGTGCCATTGACAAACCCAATGCAGACTTGAGCTACAACCCTGACGGTTTTATTGTAAACGACTTCAAAAAAGGTGGAATGTTTGCGGCCGGTTGTGCCAACAAGCCTGCTGACGTTGTGACATCCAACCAGAATGCAACAGGCATGGCGCTTAAAGCCATTCAGACCCTTGTAAGGAGGTAG
- a CDS encoding YkgJ family cysteine cluster protein: MAEDMIPISPQDLMDFNCDFANECFNDCCRDLNQALTPYDILRLKNNLGISSQDFLKTYTALHYGPESGLPVIEFKPNPDTGHECPFVKPEGCSVYADRPASCRMYPLARAIARSRQTGEIAEYFALIEEPHCKGFGRQAGKTVEQWLKGQEVDKHNKENDKLMELISLKNRILPGKLEGAQSDKFYLALYDLDEFRKEIVEKDLLAQFNIPEDVLKKIKADDEALLDFGIKWVKTMLFGIEMTFGE; this comes from the coding sequence ATGGCAGAAGATATGATACCGATAAGCCCTCAAGACTTAATGGATTTTAATTGTGATTTTGCAAATGAGTGCTTTAATGACTGTTGTCGTGATCTGAATCAGGCATTGACACCTTATGATATTTTACGGCTGAAAAATAATCTTGGGATTTCCTCGCAAGATTTTTTAAAGACCTATACTGCGCTTCATTATGGGCCTGAATCAGGTTTGCCGGTAATTGAATTTAAACCCAACCCTGACACCGGGCATGAATGCCCTTTTGTCAAGCCTGAAGGATGTTCTGTTTATGCTGACAGGCCTGCATCCTGCCGTATGTACCCTTTGGCGAGGGCTATTGCACGGTCAAGGCAAACAGGGGAGATCGCCGAATACTTTGCTTTGATTGAAGAGCCGCATTGCAAAGGTTTTGGCAGACAGGCCGGTAAGACGGTTGAGCAATGGCTCAAAGGCCAGGAAGTTGACAAACATAATAAAGAAAATGACAAGCTCATGGAATTGATCAGCCTGAAAAACAGGATTCTTCCAGGCAAGCTTGAGGGGGCTCAATCCGATAAATTTTACCTGGCCTTATATGATCTGGATGAGTTTCGCAAAGAAATTGTTGAAAAAGATCTGTTGGCACAATTCAATATTCCAGAGGATGTTTTAAAAAAAATAAAGGCCGATGATGAGGCTTTGCTGGATTTTGGCATTAAATGGGTGAAAACAATGCTTTTCGGTATTGAAATGACGTTTGGAGAATAA
- the qmoC gene encoding quinone-interacting membrane-bound oxidoreductase complex subunit QmoC, with translation MTEKYLAQPDLDFIAQIRSLGGETLKKCYQCATCSVACPIAPEDSPFPRKEMIAASWGLKDKLICSGDIWLCHQCGDCSDLCPRGAAPGDVLAAVRSAAITEYATPKALANAVNDPKKLPLLLGVPALWFALLALITMTAGETMTKIFDVFGVAWSHAHEGAEHVIAHSNFVSTWFVDMTFVPIATAVVIIFFLSLKNFITDIHENAVLEEKTDKTTLDYKELFQALIKVITTVLKHDKFNECESNKERATPHMMVLYAFIGLFIVTAVCGIMLYIGGLPGPYSQLNPIKWLANIAGVSLVIGSGIMIKNRLDKKDDQITSYKDWFILGVVFALGLTGMLTEMARLAHLEYISYFLYYLHLIAIFELFAFLPFSKMAHLVYRTTAMAYAEYGNRK, from the coding sequence ATGACTGAAAAATATCTTGCTCAACCCGATCTGGACTTTATTGCGCAAATAAGAAGTCTGGGTGGGGAAACACTGAAAAAATGTTATCAATGCGCAACTTGCTCGGTTGCATGCCCTATTGCGCCTGAAGACAGTCCTTTCCCAAGAAAAGAAATGATTGCCGCTTCATGGGGGCTTAAGGACAAGCTTATCTGCAGTGGCGATATCTGGCTGTGCCACCAATGCGGTGACTGTTCAGACCTTTGCCCCAGAGGTGCTGCTCCAGGCGATGTCCTGGCTGCCGTCAGATCTGCGGCCATCACAGAATATGCCACCCCCAAGGCATTGGCAAATGCAGTCAATGACCCGAAAAAACTGCCGCTCCTGCTTGGAGTGCCAGCTCTCTGGTTTGCCCTGCTGGCGCTCATTACAATGACTGCCGGTGAAACCATGACAAAAATATTTGATGTATTTGGTGTTGCCTGGTCCCATGCCCATGAAGGTGCGGAACATGTCATTGCCCATTCAAATTTTGTCTCAACCTGGTTTGTGGACATGACATTTGTGCCCATTGCAACCGCAGTGGTCATCATCTTTTTTCTCAGCCTTAAAAATTTCATAACAGATATTCATGAAAATGCTGTCCTTGAAGAAAAAACTGATAAAACCACTCTGGATTACAAAGAACTTTTCCAGGCCCTTATCAAAGTTATTACAACGGTTCTAAAGCATGATAAATTCAATGAGTGCGAATCAAACAAGGAGCGAGCCACTCCACATATGATGGTGCTTTATGCATTTATAGGCCTTTTCATTGTGACTGCGGTCTGCGGTATCATGTTGTATATTGGCGGATTACCCGGCCCTTATTCCCAGCTGAACCCCATAAAATGGCTGGCAAATATTGCCGGTGTATCTTTGGTTATCGGCAGTGGCATAATGATTAAAAACCGGCTGGATAAAAAAGACGACCAGATCACTTCTTATAAAGACTGGTTTATTCTTGGTGTTGTTTTTGCCCTTGGTCTTACCGGAATGTTAACTGAGATGGCCCGTTTGGCCCATCTTGAATATATTTCGTATTTCTTATACTACCTGCATCTGATTGCAATTTTTGAATTGTTCGCATTTCTGCCCTTTTCAAAAATGGCCCATCTTGTATACAGGACTACTGCAATGGCTTATGCGGAGTATGGAAACAGAAAATAG
- a CDS encoding cold-shock protein, with protein MVEGTIKWFNSKKGFGFIEQETGDDVFVHFSAIEMSGFKTLSEGELVQFEIEENDKGLSAKKVIKV; from the coding sequence TTGGTGGAAGGAACAATCAAATGGTTTAATTCAAAAAAAGGCTTTGGTTTTATTGAGCAGGAAACCGGCGATGATGTGTTTGTCCATTTTTCAGCCATTGAGATGTCTGGTTTCAAAACACTTTCAGAAGGAGAGCTTGTACAATTTGAAATTGAGGAAAATGACAAAGGCCTGTCAGCTAAAAAAGTTATAAAAGTTTAA
- the leuB gene encoding 3-isopropylmalate dehydrogenase, whose product MNKIALLPGDGIGPEVMEEAVKILKTTAVLYGFDLEFESADIGGAAIDNHGKALPDSTLALCEQSDAILFGSVGGPKWEHLPPEEQPERGALLPLRKHFGLYCNLRPAKVFPTLASASPLKPEIVKNGFDILCVRELTGGIYFGEPKGREGHGLNEKAYDTMVYSRFEIERIARMAFEAARKRRNIVTSVDKANVLFSMVLWRETVTQVAKEFPDVTLNHIYVDNATMQLVRDPHQFDVLLCGNMFGDIISDECAMITGSMGLLASASLNEKNFGLYEPAGGSAPDIAGKGIANPIAQILSGAMMLKYTFGFSDAANTIEKAISTVLENGIFTADLTDKKTDVVDTKTMGDAILKELEK is encoded by the coding sequence TTGAACAAGATTGCTCTACTCCCAGGTGATGGAATCGGCCCCGAAGTAATGGAAGAAGCGGTCAAAATTCTTAAAACGACTGCTGTACTGTATGGGTTTGATCTGGAATTTGAATCGGCAGACATTGGTGGTGCCGCCATTGATAACCATGGAAAAGCTTTGCCTGACTCCACTTTAGCTCTATGTGAACAAAGCGATGCTATTTTATTCGGCTCGGTAGGTGGCCCCAAATGGGAACACCTTCCGCCGGAAGAACAGCCGGAAAGAGGAGCCCTTTTACCCTTAAGAAAACATTTTGGCTTATATTGTAATCTTAGGCCCGCAAAGGTCTTCCCAACGCTGGCATCTGCCTCCCCTTTAAAACCCGAGATTGTTAAAAACGGATTTGATATCCTCTGCGTCAGAGAATTAACAGGAGGAATTTATTTTGGAGAACCAAAGGGAAGAGAAGGTCACGGCCTTAATGAAAAAGCCTATGATACAATGGTATATTCACGCTTTGAAATTGAAAGAATTGCAAGAATGGCTTTTGAAGCCGCCCGTAAAAGAAGGAATATCGTGACATCCGTAGACAAGGCCAATGTTCTTTTTTCCATGGTACTTTGGCGGGAAACTGTTACCCAGGTGGCCAAAGAATTTCCAGATGTCACTTTGAATCACATATATGTTGATAATGCCACAATGCAGCTTGTCAGAGACCCACATCAATTTGATGTACTGTTGTGTGGCAATATGTTCGGAGATATCATTTCCGATGAATGTGCCATGATCACAGGCTCCATGGGTCTTTTAGCATCTGCAAGCCTGAATGAAAAAAATTTCGGCCTCTATGAGCCAGCAGGCGGTTCCGCACCTGACATTGCAGGCAAAGGCATTGCCAATCCCATTGCCCAGATTCTGTCCGGTGCCATGATGCTCAAATATACCTTTGGATTCTCAGACGCAGCCAATACAATTGAAAAAGCCATTTCAACGGTTCTTGAAAACGGCATTTTTACAGCTGATCTGACCGATAAAAAAACCGATGTTGTGGACACCAAAACCATGGGAGATGCTATCCTCAAAGAACTTGAGAAATAA
- the aprA gene encoding adenylyl-sulfate reductase subunit alpha, which produces MALPNKPIGELKAVRDPEVEKRDVDVLIVGGGMAACGTAFEIKKWASDDTKILLCDKAALERSGAVAQGLSAINTYIGENKPEDYVRMVRNDLMGIVREDLIFDLGRHVDDSVHLFEEWGLPVWKKTDDGKNLDGKKGLKSGSLKSGATPVRTGKWQIMINGESYKRIVAEAGKKALGEENIIERCFIVELLNDKDDPTKIAGAVGFSVRENKVYIISAKTIMVACGGAVNVYQPRSVGEGKGRAWYPVWNAGSTYTMAVRAGAELSMMENRFTPARFKDGYGPVGAWFLLFKAQTVNGLGENYAASDHAKAELEKYAPYGTAAVTPTCLRNHLMMTEYKEGRGPIIMKTSDALAKLGETMSKKELKHLESEAWEDFLDMSVGQAGLWCATNTEPEKKDSEIMPTEPYLLGSHSGCCGIWCSGPNEDWVPDDYKWGYNRMTTVKGLFTAGDGVGCSGHKFSSGSHAEGRICAKEMVRYLRDNPDAVSFKETDQELVDMVYKPVRTYLDNCTYTTDETVNPNYCKPAGMAMRLMKMTNEYGGGTATYYMTGGKALEILMENFQMFREDLEKIAAGDLHELMRAWEINHRLYTVEAHTRHIQFREESRYPGFYYRGDFMGQNDEEWFCFTNSSYNKETNEWSLKKVPYVKIISD; this is translated from the coding sequence ATGGCATTACCTAATAAACCTATTGGAGAACTTAAAGCTGTAAGAGACCCAGAGGTTGAGAAAAGAGATGTTGATGTTCTGATCGTTGGCGGCGGTATGGCTGCTTGCGGAACAGCATTTGAAATTAAAAAATGGGCAAGCGACGACACAAAAATTCTTCTTTGTGACAAAGCAGCCCTTGAAAGATCAGGCGCAGTAGCCCAGGGTCTTTCTGCTATCAATACATATATTGGCGAAAACAAACCAGAAGATTACGTTCGTATGGTCAGAAACGACCTTATGGGTATTGTACGTGAAGATTTGATCTTTGACCTTGGTCGTCATGTTGATGATTCCGTACATCTTTTCGAAGAATGGGGACTCCCTGTTTGGAAAAAAACCGATGATGGAAAAAACCTTGACGGAAAAAAAGGTCTGAAATCCGGTTCCCTTAAAAGCGGAGCTACTCCTGTTCGTACTGGTAAATGGCAGATCATGATCAATGGTGAATCTTACAAAAGAATCGTTGCTGAAGCCGGTAAAAAAGCCCTTGGCGAAGAGAACATCATTGAAAGATGCTTCATTGTTGAACTGCTCAACGACAAAGATGATCCTACAAAAATAGCTGGTGCTGTTGGTTTTTCCGTACGTGAAAATAAGGTTTATATCATCAGTGCCAAAACTATCATGGTAGCTTGTGGTGGTGCTGTTAACGTTTACCAGCCACGTTCAGTTGGTGAGGGTAAAGGTCGTGCCTGGTATCCTGTCTGGAATGCAGGTTCCACTTATACAATGGCTGTTAGAGCAGGTGCTGAACTTTCCATGATGGAAAACCGTTTCACCCCTGCCCGTTTTAAAGATGGTTATGGCCCTGTTGGTGCTTGGTTCCTTCTTTTTAAAGCTCAGACTGTTAATGGTCTTGGTGAGAACTATGCTGCTTCCGACCATGCTAAAGCAGAACTTGAAAAATATGCTCCTTACGGAACTGCTGCTGTTACACCAACTTGCCTGAGAAACCATCTCATGATGACAGAATACAAAGAAGGCCGTGGCCCAATCATCATGAAAACTTCTGATGCACTTGCCAAACTTGGCGAGACCATGAGCAAAAAAGAACTCAAACATCTTGAGTCAGAAGCTTGGGAAGATTTCCTTGACATGTCAGTTGGTCAGGCAGGTCTCTGGTGCGCAACAAATACTGAGCCTGAGAAAAAAGACTCTGAAATCATGCCTACCGAACCGTATCTCTTAGGTTCTCATTCAGGTTGCTGCGGTATCTGGTGTTCAGGTCCTAACGAAGACTGGGTTCCTGATGATTACAAATGGGGTTACAACAGAATGACGACCGTCAAAGGTTTGTTTACAGCTGGTGACGGTGTTGGTTGTTCCGGTCATAAATTCTCCTCCGGTTCTCATGCTGAAGGCCGTATTTGTGCAAAAGAAATGGTCAGATACCTCAGAGACAATCCTGATGCTGTAAGTTTCAAAGAAACTGATCAGGAACTGGTTGATATGGTTTACAAACCTGTCAGAACTTATCTTGACAATTGCACATATACAACAGATGAAACAGTTAACCCGAACTATTGCAAACCTGCCGGTATGGCAATGCGTCTGATGAAGATGACCAATGAGTATGGTGGTGGTACAGCTACTTACTACATGACTGGTGGCAAAGCTCTTGAAATCCTCATGGAAAACTTTCAAATGTTCCGTGAAGATCTTGAAAAAATTGCTGCCGGTGACCTTCATGAACTTATGAGAGCATGGGAAATTAACCATCGCCTCTACACAGTTGAGGCTCATACCCGTCACATCCAGTTCCGTGAAGAATCAAGATACCCTGGTTTCTACTACAGAGGTGACTTCATGGGTCAAAATGATGAAGAATGGTTCTGCTTTACCAACTCATCATACAACAAAGAAACCAATGAATGGTCTCTTAAAAAAGTACCGTATGTTAAGATTATTTCAGACTAG
- the aprB gene encoding adenylyl-sulfate reductase subunit beta: MPSFVIAEKCDGCKGGDKTACMYICPNDLMVLDPNEMKAYNQEPDQCWECFSCVKICPSQAIEVRGYSDFVPMGGSTVPMMGTEDVMWTCKFRNGVVKRFKFPIRTTPEGEANDYADLKGKDLDSGLLSTQEADGYVLVAPTELA; the protein is encoded by the coding sequence ATGCCATCTTTTGTAATTGCAGAAAAATGTGACGGCTGCAAAGGTGGGGACAAAACAGCATGCATGTACATCTGTCCCAATGACCTGATGGTTCTTGATCCTAATGAAATGAAAGCATATAACCAGGAACCCGATCAGTGCTGGGAATGCTTTTCATGTGTAAAAATCTGTCCTTCCCAGGCAATAGAAGTCAGAGGATATTCTGACTTTGTACCCATGGGAGGTTCTACTGTTCCTATGATGGGAACTGAAGATGTTATGTGGACATGTAAATTCAGAAACGGCGTTGTAAAACGCTTTAAGTTCCCAATCAGAACTACTCCCGAAGGTGAAGCAAATGATTATGCTGACCTTAAAGGTAAAGATCTTGACAGTGGACTTCTTTCTACACAGGAAGCAGACGGTTATGTACTTGTAGCTCCAACTGAGCTGGCATAA